The proteins below come from a single Acidobacteriota bacterium genomic window:
- a CDS encoding PQQ-binding-like beta-propeller repeat protein, which translates to MLQRDLLPRAALVAALLTFVLSVPLAEAQSAPEPERGDIVPVTDAVLQNPSDDDWLMWRRTLDGWAYSPLDQVTAENVGKLRMVWSRGLSEGRQQGTPLAYDGVLYMPNPIDVIQAIDAVSGDLIWEYRREHPDNILQQVGGLAANNRNIAIHGGLIIDTSVDNFVFALDAVTGELVWETMILDYKTQPAMHSSGPIIADGKVISGRSCLPRGGPDSCVIVAHDAETGAELWRRRTVPAPGEPGDETWGDIPFEDRTHVGTWMVPSYDPGLELIYIGTSVTSPAPKFLLGGRDLRHLYHNSTLALDANTGEIAWHYQHLNDHWDLDHPFERMLVDTAVAPDADEVDWINPRLEPGETRQVITGVPGKTGVVYTLDRETGEFLWARPTIRQNVISMIDGATGAVTENSEVVFRELGQEAYVCPTYIGGKDWQAGAYSPLTNAMYVPMRNSCALMTATRAGRLQIYALDAEHQIAPGTDLSGSVHAVSAETGKSLWTYEQRAGLMSLFVTGGGLVFVGDGNGRFRALDDKTGESLWEINLGSPVTGFPITYAVDGRQYVAASTGNRSAALLSGLTPELRPSSGNNLFVFALP; encoded by the coding sequence ATGCTTCAACGCGATCTCCTGCCGCGGGCGGCGCTTGTCGCCGCCCTTCTGACGTTCGTTCTGAGTGTCCCGCTCGCCGAAGCACAATCGGCGCCCGAGCCCGAACGCGGCGACATCGTCCCGGTCACGGACGCCGTGCTCCAGAACCCGAGCGACGACGACTGGCTGATGTGGCGCCGGACGCTCGACGGCTGGGCCTACAGTCCGCTCGACCAGGTCACGGCCGAGAACGTCGGCAAGCTGCGCATGGTCTGGTCCCGCGGCCTGAGCGAAGGCCGCCAGCAGGGGACGCCGCTCGCCTACGACGGCGTGCTGTACATGCCGAACCCCATCGACGTCATCCAGGCCATCGACGCGGTGAGCGGAGACCTCATCTGGGAGTACCGCCGGGAGCACCCGGACAACATCCTCCAGCAGGTCGGAGGCCTCGCCGCGAACAACCGCAACATCGCGATCCACGGCGGCCTGATCATCGACACCAGCGTCGACAACTTCGTCTTCGCGCTCGATGCCGTGACGGGCGAGCTGGTCTGGGAGACGATGATTCTCGACTACAAGACGCAGCCGGCAATGCACAGCTCCGGCCCGATCATCGCCGACGGCAAGGTGATCTCGGGCCGAAGCTGCCTGCCCCGCGGCGGGCCCGACTCCTGCGTCATCGTCGCCCACGACGCGGAGACGGGGGCCGAACTCTGGCGGCGCCGCACGGTTCCCGCTCCCGGCGAGCCGGGCGACGAGACCTGGGGCGACATCCCGTTCGAGGACCGCACCCACGTCGGCACATGGATGGTGCCGAGCTACGACCCCGGGCTGGAGCTCATCTACATCGGCACCTCGGTGACCTCCCCGGCGCCGAAGTTCCTGCTCGGCGGCAGGGATCTCAGGCACCTGTACCACAACTCGACGCTCGCGCTCGACGCGAACACAGGCGAGATCGCCTGGCACTACCAGCACCTCAACGACCACTGGGACCTCGACCATCCCTTCGAGCGCATGCTCGTCGACACCGCGGTCGCGCCCGACGCCGACGAAGTCGACTGGATCAATCCCCGCCTCGAACCGGGCGAGACGCGCCAGGTGATCACCGGCGTCCCCGGCAAGACGGGCGTCGTCTACACCCTCGACCGCGAGACCGGCGAGTTCCTCTGGGCGCGGCCGACGATCCGGCAGAACGTGATCAGCATGATCGACGGCGCCACCGGGGCGGTCACCGAGAACTCGGAAGTCGTGTTCCGGGAACTGGGCCAGGAGGCCTACGTCTGCCCCACCTACATCGGCGGCAAGGACTGGCAGGCCGGCGCCTACAGTCCGCTGACGAACGCGATGTACGTGCCGATGCGCAACTCCTGCGCCCTGATGACGGCGACCCGCGCAGGCCGGCTGCAGATCTACGCCCTGGACGCCGAGCACCAGATCGCGCCCGGCACCGACCTGAGCGGATCCGTCCACGCCGTGTCCGCCGAAACGGGGAAGTCGCTATGGACGTACGAGCAGCGGGCCGGCCTGATGTCGCTCTTCGTGACCGGCGGCGGCCTGGTCTTCGTCGGCGACGGCAACGGCCGGTTCCGCGCGCTGGACGACAAGACCGGGGAGAGCCTCTGGGAGATCAACCTCGGCTCGCCCGTGACCGGCTTCCCGATCACCTACGCGGTCGACGGCCGCCAGTACGTCGCGGCCAGCACGGGCAACCGGTCGGCGGCCCTGCTGTCCGGGCTCACGCCGGAGCTGCGTCCCAGCTCCGGCAACAACCTGTTCGTGTTCGCGCTACCCTGA
- a CDS encoding helix-turn-helix transcriptional regulator: protein MSQEATVQQVQLMGHRIRRLRRKNKLTQPALAERVGIPASDLSRIERDELRVSLDVLIRIVAEFNVGLDELMGKPADQPRGRR from the coding sequence ATGAGCCAGGAAGCCACAGTCCAGCAGGTCCAGCTCATGGGCCACCGGATCCGGCGCCTGCGCCGGAAGAACAAACTGACGCAGCCGGCGCTGGCGGAGCGGGTCGGCATTCCGGCGTCCGACCTGTCCCGGATCGAGCGGGACGAGCTCCGCGTCAGTCTGGACGTCCTGATCCGCATCGTGGCCGAGTTCAACGTCGGGCTCGACGAGTTAATGGGCAAGCCGGCTGACCAGCCACGCGGCCGCCGCTAG
- a CDS encoding (2Fe-2S)-binding protein codes for MAIAFTLNGKSTTVDAPPEMPLLWVLRDELDLKGTKFGCGRSFCGACTVHVNGEPERSCRMPVSRAEGKEITTIEGLSEDGAHPVQLAWQEIDVPQCGYCQAGQIMSASALLANNPAPTDGDIDEAMSGNICRCATYSRIRTAIHRAADIAQAPSATSHETATGAGGSEA; via the coding sequence ATGGCGATCGCCTTCACCCTGAACGGCAAGTCGACGACGGTCGACGCGCCGCCGGAGATGCCCCTGCTCTGGGTTCTCCGCGACGAGCTCGACCTCAAGGGCACCAAGTTCGGCTGCGGCCGGTCCTTCTGCGGGGCCTGCACCGTGCACGTCAACGGCGAGCCGGAGCGCAGTTGCCGCATGCCGGTCTCGCGCGCCGAGGGCAAGGAGATCACGACGATCGAGGGCCTGTCCGAGGACGGCGCCCATCCCGTGCAGCTCGCCTGGCAGGAGATCGACGTACCCCAGTGCGGCTACTGCCAGGCTGGCCAGATCATGTCGGCTTCGGCGCTCCTCGCGAACAACCCGGCGCCTACCGACGGCGACATCGACGAAGCGATGAGCGGCAACATCTGCCGCTGCGCGACCTACAGCCGCATCCGGACGGCTATCCATCGGGCCGCGGACATCGCACAGGCTCCATCGGCCACCAGCCACGAGACCGCCACGGGAGCGGGAGGGAGTGAGGCATGA
- a CDS encoding ResA-like WAxxUGC motif-containing protein yields the protein MILTEKKVSKAKFEDGTGWQLKPEGACKGSACIPLFDRTVASSSQVDAVAVAGAIGLPVVHAEEHGVWAVGPESIGSRALVSAEDADFELPDLDGKPFRLSSLRGQKVVVYAWAPYUGCSAHLPGWQALREELHPQGFELVTVGLDTLGAQGCRPFIEAAKPEHPSLVDRHHLLARLFGVVNIPSSVWIDESGTIVRPAEAAPAPPEDGAPSLRSLSTVPGRFGEMLQEAAKIPADTDAYHRALRDWVEKGAESRFALSPEEVVERSRPRDADVSLGHAHFELASHLELEGHHDAAVRHFREAHRLVPDSWSFRRQAWSLEGGAEGPFARFWQGPSEDDPEAWPYEGDWLSDIRAEGPENYAERFEP from the coding sequence ATGATCCTCACAGAGAAGAAGGTGTCCAAAGCGAAGTTCGAGGACGGCACGGGTTGGCAGCTCAAGCCCGAAGGCGCTTGCAAGGGGTCGGCCTGCATACCGCTCTTCGACCGGACCGTGGCGTCGTCGAGCCAGGTGGACGCGGTCGCGGTTGCCGGGGCCATCGGTCTCCCGGTCGTTCACGCGGAGGAGCACGGCGTATGGGCCGTGGGCCCGGAGTCGATCGGCTCCCGAGCCCTGGTGTCGGCCGAAGACGCCGACTTCGAACTGCCGGATCTGGACGGGAAGCCGTTTCGATTGTCCAGTCTGCGCGGGCAGAAGGTCGTCGTCTACGCCTGGGCGCCCTACTGAGGGTGCTCGGCCCACCTGCCCGGGTGGCAGGCGTTGCGCGAAGAGCTTCATCCGCAGGGGTTCGAACTGGTCACCGTCGGTCTCGATACGTTGGGTGCGCAGGGCTGCCGCCCGTTCATCGAGGCCGCGAAGCCGGAGCACCCTTCGCTCGTCGACCGTCACCACCTGCTGGCCCGGCTCTTCGGCGTGGTCAACATCCCCAGCTCGGTGTGGATCGACGAATCGGGCACGATCGTCCGGCCGGCGGAGGCGGCGCCGGCGCCGCCGGAGGACGGCGCCCCCAGTCTGAGGTCTCTGTCAACGGTTCCCGGTCGTTTCGGGGAGATGCTGCAGGAGGCAGCGAAGATCCCGGCCGACACCGACGCCTACCACCGGGCGCTGCGCGATTGGGTGGAGAAGGGCGCCGAGAGTCGATTCGCGCTTTCGCCGGAAGAAGTCGTTGAACGATCGCGCCCGCGCGACGCGGACGTGTCCCTCGGACACGCCCACTTCGAACTCGCCTCGCACCTGGAGCTCGAGGGTCACCACGATGCCGCGGTCCGCCACTTTCGCGAGGCCCACCGCCTGGTCCCCGACAGCTGGTCCTTCCGCCGTCAGGCCTGGTCGCTCGAGGGTGGCGCCGAGGGTCCATTCGCCCGCTTCTGGCAGGGCCCGAGCGAAGACGACCCCGAGGCATGGCCCTACGAAGGGGATTGGCTCAGCGATATCCGTGCGGAGGGCCCCGAGAACTACGCCGAGCGCTTCGAGCCGTAG
- a CDS encoding glutathione S-transferase N-terminal domain-containing protein, whose translation MALDVYFSATPNGWKISIMLEELREAGVELPETRIHMVDLSAGDQFTPEFTAINPNQKMPALVDDGRAVMESCAILQYLGEKYPTPLYPTDERRWDVLPWLYWQAANLGPAFGNKLSYTRYIDVPEDAKAHPLERFGRESLRLVAILGRRFEKHPYICGDTFTVADISVFPWIRAYKWAKVDITTQPTVVDWLERVRARPGVDRGVAYGVPKDEVDSFSKERRERYKARGAQIAANENLRTSI comes from the coding sequence ATGGCTCTTGACGTCTACTTCAGCGCGACGCCCAACGGCTGGAAGATCTCGATCATGCTCGAGGAGCTACGGGAGGCCGGAGTCGAACTGCCCGAGACGCGTATCCACATGGTCGACCTCTCTGCCGGCGACCAGTTCACGCCCGAGTTTACCGCCATCAATCCAAATCAGAAAATGCCTGCCCTGGTGGACGACGGTCGCGCCGTCATGGAGAGTTGCGCGATCCTGCAGTACCTCGGGGAGAAGTACCCGACCCCCCTCTACCCGACGGACGAGCGACGCTGGGACGTGCTTCCCTGGCTCTACTGGCAGGCGGCCAATCTCGGCCCGGCCTTCGGCAACAAGCTGAGCTACACGCGCTACATCGACGTGCCCGAGGACGCCAAGGCGCATCCGCTCGAACGATTCGGCAGGGAATCGCTCCGGCTCGTCGCGATTCTCGGGCGCCGGTTCGAGAAGCACCCCTACATCTGCGGCGACACCTTCACGGTCGCCGACATCTCCGTGTTCCCCTGGATCCGGGCGTACAAGTGGGCCAAGGTCGACATCACGACCCAACCGACGGTGGTGGACTGGCTGGAGCGCGTTCGCGCCCGCCCGGGCGTGGATCGCGGAGTCGCCTACGGCGTGCCGAAGGACGAGGTCGACAGCTTCAGCAAGGAGCGCAGGGAACGCTACAAGGCACGCGGCGCGCAGATCGCCGCCAACGAGAATCTCAGGACCTCGATCTGA
- a CDS encoding crotonase/enoyl-CoA hydratase family protein, whose translation MTEPTTYEQVGDVALVTMNDGKANVFGPPMIAAVNAMLDRAADEAKAVVLTGRPGLFSGGFDLNVFRDGGPAEARAMGLAGARLMMRLYGWPQPLVVAASGHAIALGALCVLTGDHRLAAGGDFRLGLNEVAIGRTLPPFAWLLARERLSKRALTQAALTAKMYDPDGARDAGFVDEIAAADELRDVALERAAQLAEFDADAFSAMKQGLRADGIDTVLADLPEVPANGS comes from the coding sequence ATGACTGAACCGACCACCTACGAACAGGTTGGCGACGTGGCACTGGTCACGATGAACGACGGCAAGGCCAACGTCTTCGGACCGCCCATGATCGCCGCCGTCAACGCCATGCTCGACCGTGCCGCGGACGAGGCGAAGGCTGTCGTCCTGACCGGCCGGCCCGGCCTGTTTTCGGGCGGGTTCGACCTCAACGTGTTTCGCGACGGCGGCCCGGCGGAAGCCCGCGCCATGGGCCTCGCCGGAGCGCGTCTGATGATGCGCCTGTACGGATGGCCGCAGCCCCTGGTGGTCGCGGCCAGCGGGCACGCCATCGCGCTCGGTGCGCTCTGTGTGCTCACCGGCGATCATCGCCTGGCCGCCGGCGGCGACTTCCGGTTGGGACTGAACGAGGTCGCGATCGGCCGAACGCTGCCGCCGTTCGCGTGGTTGCTGGCCCGGGAGCGGCTTTCCAAGCGGGCTCTGACGCAAGCCGCCCTGACCGCGAAGATGTACGACCCGGACGGCGCGCGGGATGCAGGCTTCGTCGACGAGATCGCGGCGGCCGACGAGCTGCGCGACGTTGCCCTCGAGCGGGCGGCGCAACTGGCCGAGTTCGACGCCGACGCGTTTTCGGCAATGAAGCAGGGCCTGAGAGCCGACGGCATTGACACCGTCCTGGCCGATCTCCCGGAGGTGCCGGCAAATGGCTCTTGA
- a CDS encoding molybdopterin-dependent oxidoreductase, which yields MNAVDKTGNLSRRGFLHVTALAGGGMLLGARFPLDGARGAFAATAEAETALNAFIRLTPDGIATIMAQNPEIGQGVKTMLPMLIAEELDIPWSQVRVEQADFDATKYRGQMAGGSMATPMHYESMRRVGAAARAMLVEAAAKEWKTKAEKCTTEAGAVHFKNKSLSYGELASAAAGVEPPNPRTVPLKDAKDFKIIGQEIPGVDNPQIVTGKPLFGIDVTVPGMKYAVFEKCRVHGGKVKSANLDAVKASPGVTDAFVVDSTAQAGSAAPSPSMFQVGLPNGVAIVGDSWWLINEARSKLEVDWDEGSTASQSTAAFDRQAEELSKQAPEQDLRNDGDAAGALASAAKTLEAAYQYPFLAHAPLEPQNTTAHFHDGGLEMWAPIQTPQFARGDLAKALGIPEDQITIHLTRMGGGFGRRLYWDYMLEAALIARKAGVPVKLVWNREDDTRFDYFRPGGYHYLQGGLDEAGNLTAWRDHFVSFGEGRRFAPSAEMMPNEFPQGFVPNFALQASKMPLGIPTGALRAPTSNAISFVVQSFIDELAAAAGKDPLQFRLDLLDAAQEGMRPAFDPKRMKAVLELVRDKSEWGKADLPEGTAQGVAFHFSHRGYFAEVVQATVSKEGELGVDRIWVAGDVGRQLVNPSNAVNQVQGAALDGLGQALDQEITFDGGRTNESNFHNFKLLRIDQAPPVKVHWVMSDNQPTGLGEPALPPVPPALCNAIFAVTGKRIRSLPISKHDLSWA from the coding sequence ATGAACGCCGTGGACAAGACAGGCAACCTCTCCCGGCGTGGATTCCTTCACGTCACCGCCCTGGCCGGCGGCGGCATGCTCCTCGGAGCCCGCTTCCCGCTGGACGGCGCGCGCGGCGCCTTTGCCGCCACCGCCGAGGCCGAGACGGCGCTCAACGCGTTCATCCGCCTGACACCGGACGGCATCGCGACGATCATGGCCCAGAACCCCGAGATCGGTCAGGGCGTCAAGACGATGCTGCCGATGCTGATCGCCGAAGAGCTCGACATCCCCTGGAGCCAGGTGCGCGTCGAGCAGGCGGACTTCGACGCGACCAAGTACCGCGGCCAGATGGCCGGCGGCAGCATGGCCACCCCGATGCACTACGAGTCGATGCGCCGCGTGGGCGCCGCCGCCCGCGCCATGCTCGTCGAAGCCGCAGCGAAGGAGTGGAAGACGAAGGCCGAGAAGTGCACCACCGAGGCCGGCGCCGTCCACTTCAAGAACAAGTCCCTGTCCTACGGCGAACTGGCGAGCGCCGCGGCCGGGGTCGAGCCGCCGAATCCCCGGACCGTCCCGCTCAAGGACGCGAAGGACTTCAAGATCATCGGCCAGGAGATCCCAGGCGTCGACAACCCGCAGATCGTCACCGGCAAGCCGCTCTTCGGCATCGACGTCACCGTGCCCGGCATGAAGTACGCCGTGTTCGAGAAGTGCCGGGTCCACGGCGGCAAGGTGAAGAGCGCCAACCTCGACGCGGTCAAGGCGTCGCCCGGCGTCACCGACGCGTTCGTCGTCGACTCGACCGCTCAGGCCGGAAGCGCCGCGCCCTCGCCCTCGATGTTCCAGGTCGGGCTGCCCAACGGCGTCGCCATCGTCGGCGACTCCTGGTGGCTGATCAACGAGGCCCGCAGCAAGCTGGAGGTCGACTGGGACGAGGGATCGACCGCGTCCCAGAGCACCGCAGCCTTCGACCGGCAGGCCGAGGAGCTGTCGAAGCAGGCGCCGGAACAGGATCTCAGGAACGACGGCGACGCGGCCGGGGCCCTGGCCTCCGCGGCGAAGACGCTCGAGGCCGCCTACCAGTACCCCTTCCTCGCCCACGCGCCGCTCGAGCCGCAGAACACGACCGCGCATTTCCACGATGGCGGGCTCGAGATGTGGGCGCCGATCCAGACTCCACAGTTCGCGCGCGGCGACCTGGCCAAGGCGCTGGGCATTCCCGAGGACCAGATCACGATCCACCTGACCCGGATGGGAGGGGGCTTCGGGAGGCGCCTGTACTGGGACTACATGCTCGAGGCGGCGCTGATCGCGCGGAAGGCGGGAGTTCCGGTCAAGCTGGTGTGGAACCGCGAGGACGACACGCGTTTCGACTACTTCCGCCCCGGCGGCTACCACTACTTGCAGGGCGGTCTCGACGAGGCCGGCAACCTGACGGCGTGGCGCGACCACTTCGTCAGCTTCGGCGAGGGTCGGCGGTTCGCCCCGAGCGCCGAGATGATGCCGAACGAGTTCCCGCAGGGCTTCGTACCGAACTTCGCGCTCCAGGCGTCGAAGATGCCCCTCGGCATCCCGACCGGGGCGCTGCGCGCTCCGACGAGCAACGCGATCTCGTTCGTCGTCCAGTCGTTCATCGACGAGCTCGCGGCGGCGGCCGGCAAGGACCCGCTCCAGTTCCGGCTCGACCTGCTCGACGCGGCGCAGGAAGGCATGAGGCCGGCGTTCGACCCGAAGCGCATGAAGGCCGTGCTCGAACTCGTGCGCGACAAATCGGAATGGGGCAAGGCGGACCTGCCCGAGGGCACCGCCCAGGGCGTCGCCTTCCACTTCAGCCACCGCGGCTACTTCGCCGAAGTCGTCCAGGCCACGGTCAGCAAGGAGGGCGAACTAGGCGTCGACAGGATCTGGGTCGCCGGCGACGTCGGCAGGCAGCTCGTCAACCCGAGCAACGCCGTCAACCAGGTCCAGGGCGCTGCCCTCGACGGCCTCGGCCAGGCGCTCGACCAGGAGATCACCTTCGACGGCGGCCGCACGAACGAGAGCAACTTCCACAACTTCAAGCTGCTCCGCATCGACCAGGCGCCGCCGGTGAAAGTCCACTGGGTCATGAGCGACAACCAGCCCACCGGCCTGGGTGAGCCCGCGTTGCCGCCGGTCCCGCCGGCCCTGTGCAACGCGATCTTCGCCGTGACCGGCAAGCGGATCCGCTCGCTGCCGATCTCGAAGCACGACCTGAGCTGGGCCTGA
- a CDS encoding trypsin-like peptidase domain-containing protein, with protein MPYPASRGPTERPRIATAAGLIVLAGLAFLLASRWQGSVLQADSRGEPRPPAPSAGLLPEERSTVELFRRASPSVVNITTVTNRRNLFSRRIDRVPEGSGTGFIWDEQGHVVTNFHVLLSGHEAVVTLDDQSTWPAKVVGQDPHVDLAVLKIEAPTEKLRPLAVGTSRDLEVGQSVLAIGNPFGLDHTLTTGVISALDREVPSLTQRLIRGAIQTDAAINPGNSGGPLLDSSGRLIGVNTQIVPSAAGAWAGIGFAIPVDTVNWVVPELIAHGQVERPLIGVDLNDSLLRSRGIRGALVTRVVPGSGADRAGMRASRRTRGGIILGDLITSIEGRSVASINDVHTILESYRVGDLVTVTVVRGDGEEELNVRLSSSR; from the coding sequence ATGCCCTACCCAGCCTCACGCGGTCCGACCGAACGGCCGCGGATCGCCACCGCGGCGGGCCTGATCGTCCTCGCCGGACTCGCCTTCCTGTTGGCTTCCCGGTGGCAGGGAAGCGTGCTTCAGGCGGACAGCCGAGGTGAGCCCAGGCCGCCAGCGCCGAGTGCCGGGCTCCTGCCCGAGGAACGGTCGACCGTCGAACTGTTCCGGCGGGCATCGCCGTCCGTCGTGAACATCACGACCGTGACGAACCGCCGCAACCTCTTCTCTCGCCGCATCGACCGCGTTCCGGAAGGCAGCGGCACCGGCTTCATCTGGGATGAGCAGGGTCACGTCGTGACGAACTTCCACGTCCTGCTCAGTGGTCACGAGGCCGTGGTCACTCTCGACGATCAGAGCACCTGGCCGGCCAAGGTTGTGGGTCAGGATCCGCACGTTGATCTCGCCGTCCTCAAGATCGAGGCCCCGACGGAGAAGCTGCGACCGCTGGCGGTCGGCACTTCGCGCGACCTCGAGGTGGGTCAATCCGTCCTCGCGATCGGGAACCCGTTCGGACTCGACCACACGTTGACCACGGGTGTGATCAGCGCACTCGACCGCGAAGTACCCTCGCTTACCCAACGCCTGATCCGCGGCGCAATCCAGACCGACGCGGCGATCAATCCCGGAAACTCCGGCGGGCCGCTGCTGGACTCCAGCGGACGGTTGATCGGCGTGAACACGCAGATCGTTCCGTCGGCAGCTGGCGCCTGGGCAGGCATCGGCTTCGCCATTCCGGTCGACACGGTGAACTGGGTCGTTCCCGAGCTCATCGCGCACGGCCAGGTCGAACGGCCGCTGATCGGCGTCGACCTGAACGACTCCCTGCTGCGATCGCGCGGCATCCGGGGAGCGCTTGTTACCCGTGTCGTGCCCGGTTCCGGCGCTGACAGGGCCGGTATGCGGGCAAGCCGGCGAACGCGCGGCGGCATCATCCTCGGCGATCTGATCACCTCCATCGAGGGTCGATCCGTCGCCTCGATCAACGATGTCCACACGATTCTCGAGAGCTACCGCGTCGGAGACCTGGTCACCGTGACCGTCGTCCGGGGCGACGGCGAAGAGGAACTGAACGTCCGGCTCTCCTCGTCGCGCTGA
- a CDS encoding YciI family protein, with protein sequence MYLVVVATHKAGREEERAGLQSAFTAYLRDAASHPDVTLHHGGQTLDESGDTATGLLLVLEAPSLDAAQAFVAGSPYAKAGIIAETQIRPWNWLTGRPG encoded by the coding sequence ATGTACCTCGTAGTCGTCGCGACTCACAAGGCAGGAAGGGAAGAGGAGCGGGCCGGTCTGCAGAGCGCCTTCACCGCCTACCTGCGGGACGCCGCCAGTCATCCCGACGTAACGCTTCATCACGGTGGACAGACGCTCGACGAGAGCGGTGACACCGCTACCGGACTGCTCCTGGTGCTCGAAGCACCCTCGCTCGACGCCGCGCAGGCCTTCGTCGCCGGCAGTCCTTACGCCAAGGCCGGAATCATCGCCGAGACCCAGATCCGGCCCTGGAACTGGCTGACCGGCCGGCCCGGCTGA
- a CDS encoding FAD-dependent monooxygenase, which produces MSEHRKYDVLIVGCGPTGATLANLLRARGRSVAIFDREPDVYPTPRAMVLDPESCRIYTSMGILQRLIPEDASPYARNEFVDAKRRPLMTLDFLRAPSRFGFPMGGMVFHQPALERLLRDDFAKDAGVDAFLGYEVCAVDGSGEAAKVVATHGDTGERHEFSGRYAVGADGGGSFCRSAIGAERVEFGYRRQWIVVDLVVHDQKLFDSLPDGSEIRCRPNRSVVYFKGHHKHVRFDFEAGEALARNFTAEDALEAIAEYFDPSSCEILRVQPFLFHGSMPKAWRAGRLLLAGDAAHQSPPFSGQGLNMGIRDAVNLAFKFELLFRGLAGPALLDTYQQECWDHCARLIEGASKRGRMISASSPIAIANRNYSFFRGRRKRKTGFSLMRRMTNRQPYQRGLIGGSEASGGRMIRPRVTTTGGETWLDDLLGPEFSLITSSPTAGADMDWFRDILGGIVLQLGRDLSDANGELTRWLGRNNASSVLIRPDRYVFETGDDGSSLCRSLRRKLEAFQN; this is translated from the coding sequence GTGAGCGAGCACAGGAAGTACGACGTACTGATCGTCGGCTGCGGGCCGACGGGCGCCACGCTGGCCAACCTGCTTCGGGCGCGCGGCCGCTCGGTGGCGATCTTCGACCGCGAGCCGGACGTCTATCCCACGCCCCGGGCGATGGTCCTCGACCCGGAGAGCTGCCGCATCTACACGTCCATGGGGATCCTCCAGAGGCTAATCCCCGAGGACGCCTCGCCCTACGCGCGGAACGAGTTCGTCGACGCGAAGCGCCGGCCGCTCATGACGCTCGATTTCCTGCGGGCTCCGAGCCGGTTCGGGTTCCCGATGGGCGGCATGGTGTTCCACCAGCCCGCGCTAGAGCGCCTGCTGCGCGACGACTTCGCGAAGGACGCCGGAGTCGACGCGTTCCTCGGGTACGAGGTGTGCGCGGTCGACGGTTCGGGCGAAGCTGCGAAGGTGGTCGCGACGCACGGCGACACCGGCGAGCGCCATGAGTTCAGCGGACGCTATGCCGTCGGAGCTGACGGCGGCGGCAGTTTCTGCCGTTCGGCGATCGGAGCGGAGCGGGTCGAGTTCGGCTACCGGCGCCAATGGATCGTCGTCGACCTCGTCGTCCACGACCAGAAGCTCTTCGATTCCCTTCCGGACGGCTCCGAGATCAGGTGCCGGCCCAACCGTTCCGTCGTGTACTTCAAGGGGCACCACAAGCATGTCCGTTTCGACTTCGAAGCCGGCGAGGCGCTCGCCCGGAACTTCACCGCCGAGGACGCGCTCGAGGCAATCGCCGAGTACTTCGACCCGTCTTCGTGCGAGATCCTTCGTGTTCAGCCCTTCCTCTTCCATGGCTCGATGCCGAAGGCGTGGCGCGCCGGTCGACTGCTGCTCGCGGGTGATGCCGCCCATCAGTCGCCGCCCTTCTCCGGCCAGGGCCTCAACATGGGCATCCGCGACGCCGTGAACCTGGCCTTCAAGTTCGAACTCCTGTTTCGGGGGCTCGCCGGACCGGCGCTTCTGGACACCTACCAGCAGGAGTGCTGGGATCACTGCGCGCGCCTGATCGAGGGCGCATCGAAGCGGGGCAGAATGATCAGCGCTTCGAGCCCGATCGCCATCGCGAACCGCAACTACTCCTTCTTCCGCGGGCGCAGGAAGAGAAAGACAGGCTTCTCCCTGATGCGGCGCATGACGAACCGGCAGCCCTACCAACGGGGGCTGATCGGGGGCTCGGAGGCCTCCGGAGGACGCATGATCAGGCCCCGCGTGACGACCACCGGCGGCGAAACCTGGCTCGACGACCTGCTGGGTCCGGAGTTCTCCCTCATTACGAGCTCCCCGACCGCCGGCGCCGACATGGACTGGTTCAGGGACATCCTCGGCGGCATCGTCCTCCAGCTCGGGCGCGACCTGTCCGACGCGAACGGCGAACTCACCCGCTGGCTTGGCCGAAACAACGCGTCCAGCGTGCTGATTCGCCCCGACCGCTACGTCTTCGAGACGGGCGACGACGGTTCGAGCCTCTGCCGGTCCCTCAGGCGAAAGCTGGAGGCATTTCAGAACTGA
- a CDS encoding DUF1330 domain-containing protein — MAGYAIISVEVKDEAAYNRALEEVPAVVEAHGGRYLVRGGVAEAIRGDWKPDRLVIVEFDSVEQARKWQDGADFADLREKLSQSANTDVVIVEGV; from the coding sequence ATGGCTGGATACGCGATCATCAGTGTCGAAGTGAAAGACGAAGCCGCCTACAACCGGGCTCTGGAAGAGGTACCGGCGGTCGTCGAGGCCCACGGCGGCAGGTACCTGGTGCGCGGCGGCGTCGCCGAGGCCATCCGTGGCGACTGGAAGCCCGACCGTCTCGTCATCGTCGAGTTCGACAGCGTCGAACAGGCGAGGAAATGGCAGGACGGGGCCGACTTCGCCGACCTGAGAGAGAAGCTCAGCCAGTCGGCCAACACGGATGTCGTGATCGTTGAGGGCGTGTAG